The following proteins come from a genomic window of Leptospiraceae bacterium:
- a CDS encoding Holliday junction branch migration protein RuvA — MITGLKGKIERLDVGVIELDVNGVVYEVFISFKTYDLVKNNKENQVYLYTYHLINDRTQKLFGFLNIRDRELFKLIRGLHGIGEMTALKILSFMNADELYKAVVNEDNSQLEKIPKVKGKTSEKIIFEVKQNLKKFEAFLNDTNINYSPTKEDKKDLSVLALVQLGFDEKSAIKEVSKVMTEKNMDDTAEIIREVLKLS; from the coding sequence TTGATAACAGGACTAAAAGGGAAAATTGAAAGATTAGATGTTGGCGTAATTGAATTAGACGTAAATGGTGTAGTGTATGAAGTATTTATTTCTTTTAAAACCTATGACTTAGTGAAAAATAATAAAGAAAATCAAGTTTATTTATATACATATCATTTAATCAATGATCGAACACAAAAACTCTTTGGTTTTTTGAATATAAGAGATAGAGAACTTTTTAAATTGATACGTGGTTTGCATGGAATAGGCGAAATGACTGCACTCAAAATTCTTTCTTTTATGAATGCAGATGAACTTTATAAAGCTGTGGTAAATGAAGATAATTCGCAATTAGAAAAAATACCGAAAGTAAAAGGAAAAACTTCCGAAAAAATTATTTTTGAAGTTAAACAAAATCTAAAAAAATTTGAAGCATTTTTAAATGATACGAATATAAATTATTCTCCAACGAAAGAGGATAAGAAGGATTTATCCGTACTCGCACTTGTTCAGCTTGGTTTTGATGAAAAATCTGCAATAAAAGAAGTATCTAAAGTTATGACAGAAAAAAATATGGATGATACTGCGGAAATTATAAGAGAAGTTTTGAAGTTATCTTAA
- a CDS encoding diguanylate cyclase, translating to MKELSFENILNQLIIQFVVYDSDFRYIYMNEEEESDLSIRKFLVGKTDLDYCKSKFLDSKIAENRLEYLQKSVNQRNTIQYEEEFEVNGKIKYYKRTITPNFDLDGKLINIIRQGSEITEIKKVISELEFTANHDSLTGLPNRRYLYFRLSEELNKNSRGEILIYLLDLDRFKTINDTLGHMIGDTLIKSVAQRITELFPGNSDILVSRLGGDEFVIVYFNSKPDLNQNLYAKNILKCFEKPFHLGEHELFITTSIGVYGHSSQEKNSDIDSIIKYADIAMYKAKEAGRNKFKVYTSGMAI from the coding sequence GTGAAAGAATTAAGTTTTGAAAATATACTAAACCAACTTATTATACAATTTGTTGTATATGACTCTGATTTTAGGTATATCTATATGAACGAAGAAGAAGAGTCTGATTTATCTATTAGAAAATTTTTGGTTGGAAAAACAGATTTGGATTATTGTAAATCCAAGTTTTTAGATTCCAAAATAGCGGAGAATCGACTAGAGTATCTACAAAAATCCGTTAACCAAAGAAATACAATTCAATATGAAGAAGAATTTGAAGTAAACGGAAAAATAAAATATTACAAACGTACAATAACCCCAAACTTTGATTTAGACGGAAAACTAATTAATATAATTAGACAGGGTAGTGAAATCACAGAAATAAAAAAAGTAATCTCTGAGTTAGAATTTACGGCTAACCATGATTCACTTACAGGATTACCGAACAGAAGATATTTATATTTTCGATTATCAGAAGAATTAAATAAAAATTCTCGCGGCGAAATCCTTATTTATTTATTGGATTTAGATAGATTTAAAACAATCAATGACACTCTTGGGCATATGATTGGAGATACTTTAATTAAATCAGTAGCTCAGAGGATTACGGAATTATTTCCTGGCAACTCTGATATATTAGTTAGTAGATTAGGTGGGGATGAATTTGTAATTGTATATTTTAATTCCAAGCCAGATTTAAATCAGAATCTGTATGCAAAAAATATATTAAAATGTTTTGAAAAACCGTTCCACTTGGGAGAACATGAATTATTTATTACTACTAGCATTGGGGTATATGGTCATTCTTCGCAAGAAAAAAATTCAGATATTGATTCGATTATAAAATATGCTGATATTGCTATGTATAAGGCAAAGGAAGCAGGTCGAAATAAATTTAAAGTGTATACTTCTGGAATGGCGATATAG
- the ptsP gene encoding phosphoenolpyruvate--protein phosphotransferase yields MAAIKTTVYKGIPASYGKFYGKALKIISSNHIILQTHIDEKKVKIEVNKFLKALGKTKKELELAIDKKTVNQDIKDILVSQICMLDDPLLLDGVIQKIEANQENSAFALFNTIDEISKKFSSLNDDYFSERAVDIRDIGRRIEDNLLGRKSDYNVLSQIKEEVIIVAHELTPSQMIHIDKKMVKGIATEMGGKTGHMAILAKNYSIPTVVGVSKITSEIQDNEFIFIDADEGLVYRNPGINLIKYYGASSEIVTGKEEDISSITSDGVKISIKVNLDSENDCDLILKSYADGIGLYRSETILIEDEDKIYDEEEQFRIYKKIATGLNNLPVTIRTFDLGGDKFDTKYKEENPFLGSRGIRYSLSNPSWFKKQLRAILRASVYGNISIMIPMVSTVYEVTETRKLIEDCKSELTKKKVPYKDVKVGIMVETPACALALDQFAKVSDFFSIGTNDLLQYTMAVDRNNPYISNLYNPYNLSFLRILQMVIETSETCHIPLSICGELASDTNFTILLIGLGLKELSVSLPLVKKIKKIISSMDIKHAKVLAEKVITLSEDEKYLEIDSFLFNKHIN; encoded by the coding sequence ATGGCAGCTATCAAAACTACAGTATATAAAGGAATCCCTGCATCCTACGGTAAGTTTTATGGCAAAGCTTTAAAAATTATTTCTAGTAACCATATTATATTACAAACGCATATCGATGAAAAAAAGGTAAAAATTGAAGTTAATAAATTCCTAAAAGCCCTCGGAAAAACCAAGAAAGAATTAGAATTAGCTATCGATAAAAAAACAGTAAACCAAGATATTAAAGATATTTTGGTCTCTCAGATCTGTATGTTAGATGATCCACTACTTTTAGATGGAGTAATTCAAAAAATTGAGGCAAATCAAGAGAATTCTGCATTTGCTTTATTTAATACAATAGACGAAATATCTAAAAAATTTTCAAGTTTAAACGATGATTATTTTAGTGAAAGAGCTGTTGATATACGAGATATTGGAAGAAGGATTGAGGATAATTTACTTGGAAGAAAAAGTGATTATAACGTCCTATCTCAAATAAAAGAGGAAGTCATTATAGTCGCCCACGAACTTACTCCGTCTCAAATGATCCATATTGATAAAAAAATGGTGAAAGGAATTGCTACTGAAATGGGCGGTAAAACTGGTCATATGGCAATCCTAGCCAAAAATTATTCAATCCCTACAGTCGTTGGAGTAAGCAAGATTACCTCTGAAATTCAAGACAATGAATTTATTTTTATTGATGCGGATGAAGGACTGGTATATCGAAATCCTGGAATAAATTTAATAAAATATTATGGAGCAAGCTCTGAAATTGTGACTGGAAAGGAAGAAGACATTTCTTCTATTACGAGTGATGGAGTTAAGATTTCTATTAAAGTAAATTTAGATTCTGAAAATGATTGCGATTTAATTTTAAAATCATATGCAGACGGGATTGGTTTATACAGAAGCGAAACTATATTAATAGAAGATGAAGACAAAATTTATGACGAAGAAGAACAATTTCGAATTTATAAAAAAATAGCAACTGGTCTGAATAATTTACCGGTAACTATTCGAACCTTTGACTTAGGCGGAGATAAATTTGATACAAAGTATAAAGAGGAAAATCCATTTTTAGGCAGTAGAGGAATTCGATATTCCTTGAGTAATCCTTCTTGGTTTAAAAAACAATTGCGTGCTATTTTAAGAGCTTCTGTTTACGGAAATATTTCTATTATGATTCCTATGGTTAGTACAGTTTATGAAGTTACAGAGACTAGAAAATTAATCGAAGATTGTAAATCTGAATTAACAAAAAAGAAAGTTCCCTATAAAGACGTTAAAGTGGGGATAATGGTCGAAACCCCGGCATGTGCATTGGCTCTCGATCAATTTGCGAAAGTCTCCGATTTTTTCTCCATTGGTACAAATGATCTTTTACAATATACAATGGCAGTAGACCGGAATAATCCGTATATTTCTAATTTATACAATCCATATAATCTTTCTTTTCTAAGAATTTTACAAATGGTTATCGAAACATCGGAAACTTGCCATATACCTCTTAGCATTTGCGGGGAACTTGCTTCTGATACGAATTTTACGATATTGTTGATAGGTCTTGGATTAAAAGAATTGTCAGTTTCTTTGCCACTAGTTAAAAAAATAAAAAAAATTATCTCTTCAATGGATATCAAACATGCAAAAGTTTTAGCAGAAAAAGTTATAACTTTATCGGAAGATGAAAAATATCTAGAAATAGATTCATTTCTATTTAACAAACATATCAATTAA
- a CDS encoding glutathione peroxidase has translation MNEPLNHTVKDINGNQVNLRDYLGKTTLLVNVASKCGLTPQYKGLQELYDKYKDKGFVILGFPANDFMGQEPGTESDIKQFCDLNYKVSFPLFSKMKVKKGDGQSDLYKYLTSKETNPGFDGEIEWNFQKFLVDKNGKTVKRYSPKTTPEEIAKELEKFL, from the coding sequence ATGAACGAACCATTAAATCATACAGTAAAAGATATAAACGGAAACCAAGTAAATCTAAGAGATTACTTAGGGAAAACAACATTGCTTGTAAACGTAGCTTCAAAATGCGGATTAACACCGCAGTACAAAGGATTACAGGAACTCTATGATAAATACAAAGATAAAGGTTTTGTAATTTTAGGTTTTCCTGCCAATGATTTTATGGGACAAGAACCGGGAACAGAATCCGATATTAAACAATTTTGTGATCTCAATTATAAAGTATCCTTTCCTCTATTTTCAAAAATGAAAGTAAAAAAAGGGGACGGACAATCCGATCTCTATAAATATTTAACTTCAAAGGAAACCAACCCAGGTTTTGATGGCGAAATCGAATGGAATTTTCAGAAATTTTTAGTAGATAAAAACGGAAAAACGGTAAAACGTTATTCTCCGAAAACAACTCCAGAAGAAATCGCGAAAGAATTAGAAAAATTTTTATAA
- a CDS encoding DUF445 family protein, whose amino-acid sequence MFKQEFMFSPTPYRRKQIIAVSLLFISSVSLILLESGLLFTNHESFRKVLIHGFEGGFVGGLCDWFAVWKTYNAIENDSLTVADEIGEWVASDLLDQNTLKEQINEVLDSPETIEQIYKLLDNYFDTQEHTKQILENFWGKIETSVVDYIVNYNFSMSEMSLIANASRDQIITNTIKICVGGTLTKISEEEKFKNFITKIVNEQSVMTKFVSLFINIPNIIKQYGEKLKSGEGSFSENEQFLDEMVTIVAMSADKYILSWESLSVEQKTSAVKALIFQLRETLLEVAAKYIILHKNHIKASKTLRNYMPVKEFFEFLEDKIDDQVSKFIGEKISNRLKSQDPKDFRINIEWKTRNILESIRINGTILGFVLGITIALIKISV is encoded by the coding sequence ATGTTTAAGCAAGAATTTATGTTCTCTCCCACTCCTTATAGGCGAAAGCAGATTATAGCCGTTAGCCTCCTTTTTATTTCGAGTGTTTCCCTGATTCTTCTTGAGTCAGGACTTCTTTTTACAAACCATGAATCATTTCGTAAAGTTTTGATTCATGGTTTTGAAGGAGGATTTGTAGGTGGTCTCTGTGATTGGTTTGCTGTATGGAAAACTTATAACGCAATTGAAAATGATAGTTTAACCGTTGCTGATGAAATTGGAGAATGGGTTGCTTCTGATTTACTCGATCAAAATACATTAAAAGAACAAATCAATGAAGTTCTAGATAGTCCAGAAACAATTGAACAAATTTATAAATTACTAGATAATTATTTTGATACGCAAGAACATACAAAACAAATATTAGAAAATTTTTGGGGTAAAATTGAAACTTCTGTTGTTGATTACATAGTAAACTACAATTTCTCCATGAGTGAAATGTCCCTCATCGCAAATGCTTCTAGGGATCAAATAATTACGAACACCATAAAAATTTGTGTGGGTGGTACTCTTACCAAAATTTCAGAAGAAGAAAAGTTTAAAAATTTTATTACTAAAATTGTAAATGAACAGAGCGTAATGACTAAATTTGTAAGTTTATTTATAAATATTCCCAACATTATTAAACAATATGGTGAAAAATTAAAATCTGGGGAGGGCAGTTTTTCAGAGAATGAACAATTTTTAGATGAGATGGTTACGATAGTAGCAATGAGTGCAGACAAATACATTCTTTCTTGGGAATCACTCAGTGTAGAACAAAAAACATCCGCAGTCAAAGCCTTGATTTTTCAGTTGAGGGAAACTTTATTAGAGGTTGCCGCTAAATATATTATTCTTCACAAAAATCATATCAAAGCATCTAAGACTCTTAGAAATTATATGCCAGTAAAGGAATTTTTTGAATTTCTTGAGGACAAAATTGATGATCAAGTTTCCAAATTCATTGGAGAAAAAATATCGAATCGTTTAAAAAGCCAAGACCCGAAGGATTTTCGTATAAATATAGAATGGAAAACAAGAAATATATTAGAAAGTATTCGTATAAACGGTACGATACTTGGTTTTGTGTTAGGAATAACTATCGCTTTAATTAAAATTTCTGTATGA
- a CDS encoding EAL domain-containing protein, with amino-acid sequence MNQAMRNQEFLLYYQPRINSRTSSVQSVEILLRWDFNSEILNTKNFYETLEESGVLVLLSKWILRTSIYENLEWQKNGLGKIPISINLSERQFYDDNLLVSIMDIISETRFSVDLLELEISENTIMKNPDLSEEILKNIHNNGIRINLDDFGSGYSSLGKLKDYPVHTINVGKSLVSGVTENYQDAAVTSAIVSMAHKLNIHVNAEGIETREQLEFMRYLRCEYFQGYYFSKPVSSMQIRNFIRDKIGQPKVTLEIYSR; translated from the coding sequence TTGAACCAAGCAATGCGAAATCAGGAATTTTTACTGTATTACCAACCTAGAATTAATAGTAGGACAAGTTCTGTACAGTCTGTAGAGATATTACTGCGTTGGGATTTTAATTCGGAAATTTTAAACACTAAGAATTTTTATGAAACTCTAGAAGAGTCCGGAGTGTTGGTTTTACTTAGTAAGTGGATTTTAAGAACAAGTATATATGAAAATTTAGAATGGCAAAAAAATGGTTTAGGCAAAATTCCTATTTCGATTAACCTTTCCGAACGACAATTTTACGATGATAATTTGTTGGTGTCAATCATGGACATTATTTCAGAAACAAGGTTTTCAGTTGATTTACTTGAGTTAGAAATTAGTGAAAATACAATTATGAAAAATCCAGACTTAAGTGAAGAAATTTTAAAAAATATTCATAATAATGGAATTCGAATTAATTTAGATGATTTTGGATCAGGTTATTCTTCATTAGGAAAATTAAAAGATTATCCAGTTCATACGATTAATGTTGGTAAATCATTGGTGAGCGGAGTTACAGAAAATTACCAAGACGCTGCAGTGACGTCAGCGATTGTATCAATGGCTCATAAATTAAATATACATGTGAATGCAGAAGGAATAGAGACTCGTGAACAATTGGAATTTATGCGTTACCTTAGATGTGAGTATTTCCAAGGATATTATTTCTCTAAACCAGTATCTAGTATGCAAATAAGAAATTTTATTCGGGATAAAATTGGACAACCCAAAGTCACCCTTGAAATTTATTCTCGTTAA